One window of the Rhodococcus sovatensis genome contains the following:
- a CDS encoding IS110 family transposase, which produces MEIVFSKVAGIDVHKRQVTVAVRVPEGEADSGQKRTQRVRRFATFYGALLEMAQWLRAEQVTHVAMEATGVYWRPVFHALAEFDGFEVLLCNAHHVKNVPGRKTDATDAVWLAQLCEVGLLRGSFIPPAEIAAVRELTRYRRKLTEERTRETQRLHKVLEDGGIKLDSVASDSLGVSGRAMITALIDGVRDPVVLANLARGLMRKKIPDLTLALSGRFAAHHGVLAGLHLDHINHLNEMIARLETRIDEVVDPFARQRDLLMTIPGIGKRAAETIIAEIGVDMSRFPTADHLASWAGLCPGNNESAGKRKKTATRNGNAHLCSVLVESAWSASRTKTRLGARFRRLHRRFGKAGGKKAAVALAHTILVIAWHILHDEVEYSDLGADFYTPRNSPEVQKARLVRQLKDLGYSVEIGPAA; this is translated from the coding sequence ATGGAGATCGTATTTTCGAAGGTTGCAGGGATCGACGTGCACAAACGTCAAGTCACTGTGGCGGTGCGGGTTCCGGAGGGTGAGGCCGATAGCGGCCAGAAGCGAACGCAGCGGGTGCGCCGGTTCGCGACCTTCTACGGTGCGCTGCTTGAGATGGCGCAATGGCTTCGCGCCGAACAGGTTACGCACGTCGCGATGGAAGCGACCGGAGTGTACTGGCGGCCAGTGTTTCATGCACTGGCGGAGTTCGATGGGTTCGAAGTCCTATTGTGCAACGCGCACCATGTCAAGAATGTGCCGGGCCGCAAGACCGACGCAACCGATGCGGTGTGGCTGGCTCAGTTGTGTGAGGTCGGGTTGCTGCGGGGCAGTTTCATCCCGCCGGCCGAGATCGCAGCCGTTCGGGAGCTGACCCGGTATCGCCGAAAGTTGACCGAAGAACGCACTCGGGAGACCCAGCGTCTTCACAAGGTCCTCGAGGACGGTGGGATCAAGCTCGATTCGGTTGCGTCCGATTCCCTTGGGGTGTCGGGGCGGGCGATGATCACCGCTCTGATCGACGGAGTGCGCGACCCGGTCGTGTTGGCCAATCTGGCCCGCGGATTGATGCGGAAGAAGATCCCGGATCTGACGTTAGCGCTCTCGGGGCGATTCGCGGCTCACCACGGTGTGCTGGCTGGTCTGCACTTGGACCACATCAATCACCTGAACGAGATGATCGCCCGGTTGGAAACGCGGATCGATGAGGTCGTCGATCCGTTCGCTCGGCAGCGAGATCTGCTGATGACCATCCCCGGCATCGGCAAGCGCGCCGCGGAGACGATCATCGCGGAGATTGGTGTGGACATGTCCCGATTTCCTACCGCTGATCACCTGGCGTCGTGGGCCGGGCTGTGCCCTGGCAACAATGAGTCCGCGGGCAAAAGGAAGAAGACGGCAACCCGTAACGGCAATGCTCACCTGTGTAGTGTGCTGGTGGAGTCGGCGTGGTCGGCCTCTCGTACCAAGACGCGGTTGGGTGCCCGGTTTCGGCGCCTTCACCGGCGGTTCGGCAAGGCCGGCGGGAAGAAAGCCGCTGTCGCCCTGGCCCACACCATCTTGGTGATCGCCTGGCACATTCTGCATGATGAGGTCGAGTACAGCGATTTGGGTGCGGATTTCTATACTCCACGCAACAGTCCAGAGGTTCAGAAGGCCCGCTTGGTCCGGCAGCTCAAGGACCTCGGCTATAGCGTCGAGATCGGACCTGCGGCCTGA
- a CDS encoding IS3 family transposase (programmed frameshift) translates to MAGRKRNSAEDIVRKLRRADELTAAGKTQEEIAAELEVSAATLYNWRRQYGGMDTDAAKELKELREQNGKLKRLLAEAELEKDALREVAKGKILSPAAKRRAVDMLVNTMSLSKRLACKAVGLARSTYARTPIADTPADPDAALRASLRTYAGSHPLHGFRRAWAHLRHDQGMSVNKKKVHRLWKEEGLQVRIYHPRKRAGISSCPQIEADAPKVVWAMDFQFDSTVDGKAIKIASMIDEHTRQSLLNIVERSITAQRLTDELDKTFALWDGPPMVLRMDNGPEFISHVLQQFCRDRVGISYIPPGTPWNNGHIESFNNRLRKECLNRNHWTSLLEARVVIEDFKDDHNHRHRHSSLGYLTPSEYAAQCTHNHQPVEGCEID, encoded by the exons ATGGCTGGACGGAAGCGCAACTCTGCCGAGGACATCGTGCGCAAACTGCGCCGTGCCGATGAGCTGACCGCTGCAGGCAAGACGCAAGAGGAGATCGCGGCGGAGCTCGAGGTGTCGGCGGCGACGTTGTACAACTGGCGGCGTCAGTACGGCGGGATGGACACCGATGCCGCGAAGGAACTCAAGGAGCTGCGCGAGCAGAACGGCAAGCTCAAACGCCTGCTCGCCGAGGCCGAGCTGGAGAAGGACGCACTGCGGGAGGTAGCGA AAGGGAAAATTCTGAGCCCAGCCGCCAAGCGCCGCGCCGTCGACATGCTCGTCAACACCATGAGTCTGTCGAAACGTCTGGCGTGCAAAGCTGTTGGGCTTGCCCGCTCCACCTACGCACGAACACCGATCGCCGACACACCCGCGGATCCCGACGCGGCCCTGAGGGCGTCGCTGCGGACATACGCAGGCTCGCATCCACTGCACGGCTTCCGTCGCGCCTGGGCGCATCTGAGGCACGACCAGGGCATGTCGGTGAACAAGAAGAAGGTGCACCGGCTCTGGAAGGAGGAGGGTCTGCAGGTTCGGATCTATCATCCCCGCAAACGCGCCGGCATCAGCTCCTGCCCGCAGATCGAAGCCGATGCGCCGAAAGTGGTGTGGGCTATGGATTTTCAGTTCGACTCCACGGTGGATGGGAAAGCGATCAAGATCGCGTCGATGATCGACGAACACACCCGGCAGTCCCTGTTGAACATCGTGGAGCGCTCGATCACCGCGCAACGACTGACCGACGAGCTCGACAAGACGTTCGCGCTGTGGGACGGACCGCCGATGGTCCTGAGAATGGACAACGGTCCGGAGTTCATTTCGCATGTGCTGCAACAGTTCTGTCGCGACCGTGTCGGTATCTCCTACATCCCGCCGGGGACGCCGTGGAACAACGGACACATCGAATCGTTCAACAACCGACTACGGAAGGAGTGCCTGAACCGCAATCACTGGACGAGCCTTCTCGAAGCGAGGGTGGTGATCGAGGACTTCAAAGACGACCACAACCATCGACACCGGCACTCATCACTGGGCTACCTCACGCCGTCCGAGTACGCTGCCCAATGCACCCACAACCACCAACCGGTCGAGGGTTGCGAGATCGACTGA
- a CDS encoding HEPN domain-containing protein: MPHNDRNSARFEGYWWLPRTPEDRIPGYLTISSEGKASLRLLGGFVSQHAATDGGEASKASGDDAFGAIYGITVDGEVITLVDPICTHTNSHLFDEKVRSQSYEPARVLVGLHLEHAHEKVFTSATFMLENFHAWAGLWEVSYTLNVGDNSYRTATVHQKPVTTVPISDGMRLVVTNRLGLFSTDLTTSAAETACTTATYMTVESDEPLRHNGFDEAINAVADLVTFATGEPSAITEYTITHQTPERRRRPILDDERRIRTEEYDRTVVATVRAPWSTTSRAPGTPTKETHKYLFTGTDVAIDDCITRWFELRTTARRGIDMLLSLTYGDRTFLQTEVLILAAAAEALHRSIAPVTLRMLPADFARIMTTAMKNLEPDEKQILQNAIHNEPTYRERLIDLAAIPSAPAVDALVPDVENWARDLTRIRNGLAHSMASYLAKPEDLDQMFALRQQTQLLLQLVVMAELQLSEDRQNEVVRRAGHYIAPAV; this comes from the coding sequence GTGCCGCACAACGATAGGAACTCCGCTCGGTTCGAGGGATATTGGTGGTTGCCACGCACCCCCGAGGACCGAATACCCGGGTATCTGACGATCAGTTCTGAAGGCAAAGCAAGCTTGCGACTTCTCGGGGGCTTTGTGTCGCAACATGCTGCGACTGACGGCGGTGAAGCGTCGAAAGCATCCGGTGACGATGCTTTTGGGGCTATTTACGGAATAACGGTGGATGGAGAAGTGATCACGCTGGTCGATCCCATTTGCACACATACCAACTCGCACTTGTTCGACGAGAAGGTACGATCCCAGTCATATGAACCGGCTCGCGTTCTTGTCGGGTTGCATCTGGAGCACGCGCACGAGAAAGTCTTCACGTCGGCGACGTTCATGCTGGAGAATTTCCACGCGTGGGCTGGGCTTTGGGAGGTGTCGTACACATTGAACGTCGGTGATAACAGCTACCGCACAGCGACGGTTCACCAGAAACCGGTGACGACTGTGCCGATCAGCGACGGAATGAGACTGGTGGTCACCAACCGCCTGGGATTGTTCTCCACCGACCTGACGACTTCGGCCGCGGAGACAGCATGCACAACCGCAACTTATATGACTGTCGAGTCAGATGAGCCGCTTAGACACAATGGGTTCGACGAGGCAATCAATGCCGTGGCTGATTTGGTGACGTTCGCGACCGGTGAGCCATCCGCCATCACTGAGTACACCATTACCCATCAGACACCGGAGCGCCGCCGACGACCAATCCTCGACGACGAACGCAGAATACGAACAGAAGAATACGACCGCACCGTTGTTGCGACCGTCCGCGCACCCTGGTCCACCACGTCTAGGGCGCCCGGCACTCCGACCAAAGAGACGCACAAGTACCTGTTCACAGGAACCGACGTGGCGATCGACGACTGCATCACCCGCTGGTTCGAACTTCGGACGACGGCACGGCGGGGCATCGACATGCTCCTGAGCTTGACCTACGGAGACCGCACCTTTCTCCAAACCGAGGTGCTCATCCTCGCTGCTGCCGCCGAAGCACTACACCGCTCGATCGCCCCTGTAACACTCCGAATGCTGCCCGCTGACTTCGCCCGAATCATGACGACTGCAATGAAAAACCTCGAACCCGACGAGAAACAAATCCTCCAGAACGCCATCCACAACGAGCCGACCTATCGGGAACGATTGATCGACCTCGCCGCAATTCCCAGCGCACCAGCAGTGGACGCGCTCGTGCCCGACGTCGAAAACTGGGCCAGGGATCTGACCCGAATTCGCAACGGATTGGCGCACTCCATGGCCTCCTACTTGGCCAAACCTGAGGACCTGGATCAGATGTTCGCTCTGCGCCAGCAAACCCAGTTGCTGCTGCAGCTCGTCGTCATGGCCGAACTGCAGTTGTCCGAGGACAGGCAGAACGAGGTGGTCCGGCGCGCCGGACACTACATTGCACCGGCCGTTTGA
- a CDS encoding ATP-dependent nuclease, whose amino-acid sequence MSKVQSIQLGGLRGFDELQKIELAIPDGATGSGLTIVVGANNSGKSTLIEAMRALVQQGTTSFSSGKRNAKFGDKVQMTITDMDGRSKELASIEAGGSQTFWRTNEIPGLDLLVVPSRRGFNAFFSKNSPIDRESFSSQYGIPALRSQILDNQFASRLFKINDDPDAKRSFNKLFAQVVKPTPTWTIDLEDSGQYYLKFLWENGQSHTSEGLGEGIVSLLSILDGIYDAKDDSLVVIDEPELSLHPQLQRRLREVISQFACDHQVIYSTHSPYFINWGDLANGATIVRAFKDPRNGVQLREADHDVIKRLGKLKDDLFNPHILGLDAAEVFFLEDNVILTEGQEDVVFFKKIDEILGDQMEGSFFGWGAGGAEKMEIFIKLLDSMGYKKVVGILDGDKSSLAAEYRAKFPNYHFEVIAADDIRTKPEVNARPAKNGLFDEKKNFRPEFESATRHLYGRVNQYLS is encoded by the coding sequence ATGTCTAAAGTTCAGTCTATTCAGTTAGGTGGACTACGCGGTTTTGACGAACTCCAGAAGATTGAACTTGCGATCCCCGATGGTGCGACAGGGAGCGGACTGACTATAGTTGTCGGCGCAAATAATAGCGGTAAATCAACCTTGATCGAAGCAATGCGCGCACTCGTGCAACAAGGGACCACATCCTTCTCTTCAGGCAAGCGAAACGCCAAGTTCGGCGATAAAGTGCAAATGACTATTACTGATATGGATGGCAGATCGAAAGAATTAGCGTCTATCGAAGCAGGTGGCAGTCAGACATTTTGGAGAACTAATGAGATTCCAGGTCTCGACCTCTTAGTAGTTCCGTCCCGCCGAGGATTTAATGCATTCTTTTCCAAAAACAGCCCCATCGACCGCGAGTCCTTCTCCTCACAGTACGGAATTCCAGCCTTAAGGTCGCAGATTCTGGATAATCAATTCGCTAGCCGCCTGTTTAAAATCAACGACGATCCTGATGCTAAGCGAAGTTTCAACAAGTTATTCGCCCAGGTAGTAAAACCTACACCTACATGGACGATTGATTTAGAAGACTCTGGACAATATTACTTGAAATTTCTCTGGGAAAACGGTCAAAGTCACACCAGTGAAGGTTTAGGGGAGGGAATCGTTAGTTTGCTTTCGATTCTCGATGGAATATACGATGCCAAAGATGATTCCCTGGTCGTTATCGATGAGCCGGAACTATCGCTCCATCCTCAATTGCAGCGAAGATTAAGGGAAGTGATCAGCCAGTTCGCGTGCGATCACCAAGTTATCTATTCGACGCATTCGCCCTATTTTATTAACTGGGGCGACCTTGCCAACGGGGCAACAATAGTCCGGGCCTTCAAGGACCCAAGAAATGGCGTTCAGCTACGCGAAGCGGATCACGACGTCATTAAACGGTTAGGCAAGCTGAAAGACGATCTTTTCAATCCACATATCTTAGGCCTCGATGCCGCTGAGGTATTCTTCCTTGAGGACAATGTGATTTTGACTGAGGGCCAGGAAGACGTAGTCTTCTTCAAGAAGATCGACGAAATACTGGGTGATCAAATGGAAGGCTCATTCTTTGGGTGGGGCGCCGGGGGAGCGGAGAAAATGGAAATTTTTATCAAGCTTCTCGACTCGATGGGATACAAAAAAGTTGTAGGAATACTAGATGGCGATAAATCATCCTTAGCGGCGGAGTATCGGGCAAAGTTTCCGAATTATCATTTCGAGGTGATCGCGGCCGACGACATACGGACTAAACCGGAGGTTAACGCCCGCCCTGCAAAAAATGGCTTGTTCGACGAAAAGAAAAACTTTAGACCGGAGTTCGAGTCCGCCACCAGGCACTTATACGGTCGGGTGAACCAATACCTGTCGTAA
- a CDS encoding HNH endonuclease, whose translation MARRHADAATFGACAQCGTRIDYLAPANGSSRRLTPVSKRLCDNCRHRSASLYLSANALRARDGDTCSLCGLFVPQNAVKPHPLAAEVDHVLPISMGGTHDPVNLALAHKTCNIKKGNRPPSWKRDPDEVEPLLADWRSSGPIPPPPSCSVEDCDRRVESAGVCSTYRWRLRKYGSTDLPLRPERPSHCTAADCDKLVRAKGLCRSHYARHLRAGTKCTESSCERESNTRGLCKPHYNQWLARRHS comes from the coding sequence ATGGCGCGTCGCCACGCCGACGCTGCGACGTTCGGGGCGTGCGCCCAATGCGGAACGCGCATCGACTATCTCGCTCCCGCCAACGGTTCCAGCCGGCGGCTGACCCCCGTCTCTAAACGCCTCTGCGACAACTGTCGCCACCGAAGCGCATCCCTCTACCTGTCCGCGAACGCTTTACGGGCCAGGGACGGCGACACGTGCTCTCTCTGCGGTCTCTTCGTACCCCAGAACGCAGTCAAGCCGCACCCGCTAGCGGCCGAGGTCGACCACGTCCTACCAATCTCTATGGGCGGCACACACGACCCCGTCAACCTCGCGCTAGCTCACAAGACATGCAATATCAAAAAGGGCAACAGGCCTCCCTCGTGGAAGCGCGATCCCGACGAGGTCGAACCGCTCCTCGCCGACTGGCGATCATCCGGTCCGATCCCGCCTCCTCCCAGTTGCTCTGTCGAGGACTGCGACCGCCGTGTCGAGAGTGCCGGTGTCTGCAGCACCTACAGGTGGCGGCTTCGCAAGTATGGGAGCACGGATCTACCCCTCCGGCCCGAACGGCCCTCGCACTGCACCGCAGCAGATTGCGACAAACTGGTACGGGCGAAGGGACTGTGCAGGTCGCACTACGCACGACACCTCCGGGCAGGGACGAAGTGCACCGAGTCATCCTGCGAGAGGGAGTCGAATACGCGGGGACTGTGCAAGCCGCACTATAACCAGTGGCTAGCCAGACGACATAGCTAG
- a CDS encoding KAP family P-loop NTPase fold protein produces the protein MPAHDAADTTDGAGEIRTHHDVEIKSMGDDRLDRRQFARRVAERIHRAGQGPSVVFGLAGPWGSGKTSVLNMITDVITTEHRDAWSVVSFTPWSTDNTPTLTEEFYRAIAYAMPPDERGEKAKRLLNTAAPVAGAVMKAVATAALEKYVGKGAVQDAMKAGSDAFADQAADFTADIEPDPFVKRFSDISAAIDTAGRNILVIVDDVDRLHADELLSVMKSVRLLGRFDRVHYLLSYDEDTVIDVLRRSDLALDDSVRARRYLEKIVQYPFALPPIQQLHLAREFRDQLTAIAMVHSAEPTDKAHNETADSLFALLPTDRLTLRSIFRLCTQVDIMLTLTGGDREVDLFDATLITFIRLHYPRLYAEIPRWRAELLRSHPERGTDQQLTPEDKEREVSEFTDSTDPFDARIAYRLLVNLFPHTLPRPKGFYTSRRASPCEIRERDHFDRYFAFGIPAKDVRNADVRTDFTQLISTGTWSSASVIRQCLSEQERRDLVCGKILQHLDVLVDSPPAPLAEAAHLLTRELPLDTRDLLFSRWSGVLYALLAHAITRSTAQEAKSVVNRYRSEFGLPTTVDVLTRPIELDTIDTTTVTAASEDIREEVLGRCVQDLTTELPAANYRTHSVLSFLHYFDDDLWRQLSEQAQELLASDADVTLATLGARFVTMTGTENTQGKFETWASEFRSEDFRNMIPQHLWDLRKIPEIPSEDLNDNDTSLSNRITYAAIALRQILANTEN, from the coding sequence ATGCCCGCTCACGACGCAGCCGACACCACCGACGGCGCCGGAGAGATCCGCACCCATCACGACGTCGAAATCAAGTCGATGGGCGACGACCGACTCGATCGTCGACAGTTCGCCCGGCGCGTTGCCGAACGCATCCACCGGGCAGGACAAGGACCCAGTGTCGTATTCGGCCTGGCCGGACCGTGGGGAAGTGGCAAGACATCAGTATTGAACATGATCACCGACGTCATCACCACCGAGCATCGCGACGCGTGGTCAGTGGTCAGTTTCACCCCATGGTCAACGGACAACACCCCCACCCTCACCGAAGAGTTCTATAGGGCGATCGCATACGCCATGCCTCCCGACGAGCGAGGTGAGAAAGCGAAGCGGCTGCTCAACACAGCCGCACCGGTTGCAGGCGCCGTCATGAAAGCCGTCGCGACCGCCGCCCTGGAGAAATACGTAGGTAAAGGGGCTGTCCAGGACGCGATGAAAGCAGGTTCGGACGCCTTCGCCGATCAAGCAGCTGATTTCACCGCCGATATCGAACCCGACCCTTTCGTCAAGCGCTTCTCGGACATCTCCGCAGCCATCGACACAGCCGGCAGGAACATCCTGGTCATCGTCGACGACGTCGACCGCCTGCATGCAGACGAACTCCTCTCGGTCATGAAGTCGGTTCGCCTCCTCGGTCGCTTCGACCGGGTTCACTACCTGCTCTCCTACGACGAGGACACCGTTATCGACGTTCTCCGCCGCAGCGACCTGGCGCTGGACGACAGTGTTCGCGCGCGTAGATATCTCGAAAAAATCGTTCAGTACCCGTTTGCGCTCCCGCCCATTCAACAATTGCATCTCGCTCGCGAGTTCCGCGACCAACTAACGGCCATCGCCATGGTTCACAGCGCGGAACCCACCGACAAGGCTCACAACGAGACCGCCGACTCCCTGTTCGCTCTACTGCCTACAGACCGACTCACCTTGCGCAGTATCTTCCGGTTGTGCACGCAGGTCGACATCATGTTGACCCTCACCGGCGGTGATCGCGAGGTCGACCTGTTCGACGCAACACTGATCACGTTCATTCGGCTTCACTATCCGCGTCTGTATGCCGAGATACCCAGGTGGCGAGCAGAACTGCTTCGAAGTCATCCCGAACGAGGTACTGATCAACAGCTCACGCCAGAAGACAAGGAGCGCGAGGTCTCCGAATTCACTGATTCCACAGACCCGTTCGACGCTCGTATCGCATACCGACTGCTGGTCAACCTCTTTCCACATACACTCCCCCGACCCAAGGGCTTTTACACCTCACGACGCGCCTCACCCTGTGAGATCCGCGAACGCGACCACTTCGATCGATACTTTGCGTTCGGCATACCAGCGAAGGACGTGCGAAATGCAGATGTGAGAACCGATTTCACTCAGCTCATATCAACTGGTACATGGTCCTCTGCCTCCGTCATTCGGCAATGTCTATCCGAACAGGAACGCCGCGACCTCGTCTGCGGCAAAATACTGCAGCACCTCGACGTCCTCGTCGACTCCCCGCCCGCTCCACTCGCAGAGGCAGCGCATCTACTGACTCGGGAACTGCCCTTGGACACACGCGATCTGCTGTTCTCCAGATGGTCGGGCGTCCTGTACGCCCTCCTCGCTCACGCAATCACACGATCGACTGCGCAGGAAGCCAAATCCGTTGTAAACCGCTACCGCAGCGAGTTCGGACTTCCCACGACCGTGGACGTACTCACACGCCCCATCGAACTGGACACCATCGACACCACGACAGTGACCGCAGCGTCGGAGGACATCCGCGAGGAGGTGCTGGGTCGATGCGTACAGGATCTAACTACCGAGCTGCCCGCTGCCAACTACCGAACTCACTCTGTCCTGAGCTTCCTGCATTACTTCGACGATGACCTGTGGCGGCAGCTGAGCGAGCAAGCTCAGGAACTCTTGGCAAGCGATGCCGACGTTACACTCGCCACTCTCGGAGCACGGTTCGTCACGATGACTGGGACCGAAAACACACAAGGAAAGTTCGAAACTTGGGCCAGCGAATTCCGTAGCGAGGACTTCCGAAATATGATCCCGCAACACCTTTGGGACTTACGCAAGATACCGGAGATCCCTTCAGAGGACTTAAACGACAACGACACTTCGCTGTCCAATCGAATCACCTACGCCGCAATCGCTCTACGCCAGATCTTGGCCAACACCGAGAACTGA
- a CDS encoding type II toxin-antitoxin system prevent-host-death family antitoxin encodes MSAITRTEARKSLFPLVEQVVEDHTPVEIVSSGGNAILMSKADYDAMVETAYLLRSPANATHLLKSMEQARRGEVKPRKLVT; translated from the coding sequence ATGTCTGCCATAACCCGAACCGAAGCCCGCAAAAGCCTTTTCCCGCTCGTTGAACAGGTAGTAGAAGATCACACACCAGTGGAGATCGTCTCCAGTGGCGGCAATGCGATCCTCATGTCCAAAGCTGATTATGACGCGATGGTCGAGACTGCATACCTGCTGCGCAGTCCTGCCAACGCAACCCACCTGCTCAAGAGCATGGAACAAGCCCGCCGCGGGGAGGTGAAACCCAGAAAGCTGGTCACATGA
- a CDS encoding Txe/YoeB family addiction module toxin: MTQVRFTEEGWDSYTSWATVDKKMLPRINKLIDAALRDPYTGIGKPEPLKYALAGAWSRRINIEHRLVYLPPDDVSPDLVILSAKYHY, translated from the coding sequence ATGACCCAGGTCCGATTCACCGAAGAAGGGTGGGACAGTTACACGTCCTGGGCCACCGTCGACAAGAAGATGCTTCCGCGCATCAACAAACTTATCGACGCCGCGCTTCGAGATCCGTACACAGGCATCGGCAAACCCGAGCCTTTGAAATACGCGCTCGCAGGGGCATGGTCACGACGAATCAACATCGAGCACAGACTTGTGTACCTGCCCCCAGACGATGTCAGCCCGGACCTCGTGATTCTGTCCGCGAAATACCATTATTGA
- a CDS encoding phosphotransferase, which translates to MNDIVIGSARTESERQVEKALASIPEWEGLGMTYSPVTGGLMNSNWRITVEGKPKRYFMKLPGAGTDSFIDRTLANEAARRAGALGIGPEVVLFDPITGVEVIEFLEGYRACTNGDLKRPEIPLGMIDVYRTLHSGSTLSVTKTIFDMIDEHLEQVAELGVRLPRDAEVILTEYRQVKAAMLASGLDLVACHNDPMPGNILIGDGLPMKLVDYEFASNNDRAYELAVMVTEMFYGEQQTLGLIEEFYGRAEWSMVSRVQVCSFLADVKWGLWGCVNHKLSGAWDFDYHKYGSWKLARARIKMSDQRWAYWVEGV; encoded by the coding sequence ATGAACGACATCGTGATCGGATCCGCCCGCACCGAGTCGGAGCGGCAGGTCGAAAAGGCGCTCGCGTCCATCCCCGAGTGGGAGGGGCTAGGAATGACCTACTCCCCCGTCACCGGCGGGTTGATGAACAGCAACTGGCGCATCACCGTCGAAGGCAAACCCAAGCGGTACTTCATGAAGCTGCCGGGTGCTGGGACGGATTCGTTCATCGACCGGACCCTCGCCAACGAAGCAGCTCGACGCGCTGGCGCTTTGGGTATCGGGCCGGAGGTGGTGTTGTTCGATCCGATCACCGGTGTCGAGGTGATCGAGTTCTTGGAGGGCTATCGGGCGTGCACGAACGGCGATCTGAAGCGTCCGGAGATTCCGCTGGGGATGATCGATGTGTATCGGACGCTGCATTCGGGCAGCACGCTGAGCGTGACGAAGACGATCTTCGACATGATCGACGAGCACCTCGAACAGGTCGCCGAGCTCGGTGTTCGGCTTCCACGGGACGCCGAGGTGATCTTGACCGAGTACCGGCAGGTGAAGGCCGCGATGTTGGCGTCAGGCCTCGATCTGGTTGCGTGCCATAACGACCCGATGCCGGGCAACATTCTCATCGGTGACGGGTTGCCGATGAAGTTGGTGGACTACGAGTTCGCGTCGAACAACGATCGGGCTTATGAGCTGGCCGTGATGGTGACGGAAATGTTCTACGGGGAGCAGCAGACACTGGGGTTGATCGAGGAGTTCTACGGGCGCGCGGAGTGGTCCATGGTCTCTCGGGTGCAGGTGTGCAGTTTCCTGGCCGACGTGAAGTGGGGACTGTGGGGCTGTGTGAACCACAAGCTCAGCGGGGCGTGGGACTTCGACTACCACAAATACGGGTCGTGGAAATTGGCGCGGGCGAGGATAAAGATGTCGGACCAGAGATGGGCCTACTGGGTGGAGGGGGTCTGA
- a CDS encoding phosphotransferase translates to MTVRNLLSDIGVWTTGDVVLDAGPTMASPSWWGADSERYSGRADIADDAVGNAAFVKVMESQARDYVDFGATFSAATAAGDAGIGPKVFISDADSGVLVMEDFTGISSTATLDLFDEDANVEKLVALRKSVHGLAGVTRRASVFDDLAVMQGLIAKVGGALPAVFDWMLRTLAPAQARIECAGFDAVPCHGDGNVSNILVLDDGSMRLVDWDVVALMDPLQDIGALLAEIRPFDSDAREVFEMAWGSFDSALFDRARIYGIADSLRWALIGLYCDAVKPGTHEYSKFSDWQFLRARAGLRDPHFDDRVRNI, encoded by the coding sequence ATGACTGTACGAAACCTACTGAGCGACATCGGCGTCTGGACTACCGGTGACGTTGTCTTGGACGCGGGACCCACCATGGCGAGCCCGAGCTGGTGGGGCGCCGATTCCGAGCGTTACTCCGGACGAGCCGATATCGCCGACGACGCAGTGGGCAATGCCGCGTTCGTCAAGGTTATGGAGTCGCAGGCCCGTGACTACGTCGACTTCGGTGCGACGTTCTCTGCCGCCACAGCCGCCGGTGACGCCGGCATCGGCCCGAAGGTATTCATCTCCGACGCCGACTCCGGTGTCCTGGTGATGGAGGACTTCACCGGTATCTCGTCGACCGCGACTCTGGATCTGTTCGACGAGGATGCGAACGTCGAGAAGCTGGTGGCGCTGCGGAAGTCCGTGCATGGATTAGCCGGGGTCACGCGTCGGGCATCGGTGTTCGACGACCTCGCTGTGATGCAAGGGTTGATCGCGAAGGTCGGCGGCGCGTTGCCGGCCGTCTTCGACTGGATGCTCCGCACCCTCGCCCCCGCGCAGGCTCGCATAGAATGCGCCGGTTTCGACGCCGTCCCCTGTCACGGTGACGGCAACGTCTCCAACATCCTGGTACTCGACGACGGCAGCATGCGCCTCGTCGACTGGGATGTCGTGGCGCTGATGGACCCGCTGCAGGACATCGGAGCATTACTGGCGGAAATCCGCCCGTTCGACTCCGATGCGCGGGAGGTGTTCGAGATGGCGTGGGGATCGTTCGACAGTGCGCTGTTCGATCGCGCTCGGATTTACGGCATCGCGGACTCGCTGCGCTGGGCGCTGATCGGATTGTATTGCGATGCAGTCAAGCCCGGGACGCACGAGTATTCGAAGTTCTCCGATTGGCAGTTCCTGCGGGCCCGCGCTGGTTTGCGTGACCCGCATTTCGACGACCGAGTACGGAACATCTGA